From Anopheles coluzzii chromosome 3, AcolN3, whole genome shotgun sequence, the proteins below share one genomic window:
- the LOC120957849 gene encoding serine-rich adhesin for platelets, with product MDVDSPNALKRCSSAPQINNLLSSTAAIVGVQPMEEGQSQPVPSTSGNNNSNNNDSNNSTIISTIGRINSTGHSGPAQQQHLQQVGLLAEGHMMEPLHAGSGGSSGTVTGGSLLNAASFHAGPSGSRESLPTSFSNIFTPRVRRFSASFSPLAVISNGSASPGRSGSGGGAGTPGPRLTPRISQLRQEECADVSNSREVNHEREIHNAMQMSQSCEDLTLVAENWSFSSGTAPGKMVIDDLQNPLHVALPTIGSTCCSSPSPTSRGGIGLQYPTTSPSPTRKFVTRRSMSPCPLRPSPLSSSVKRKFDLEDNYGNCYSPPSKKIFPSERGSSPVCQTPSSPSPICPSPDSSTTSFESGSNNNNNNGGGINIPLCGPFPLAAASGSAATGSSASGRITPKFFLARLSGSVPSPGGGVGSTVPFGGGMSFGGSSGSNSGCSTPTGITNPIGGTLGGGGTGGNVMMDCGVSSSTGGGASAGTMEVVSSHEDRCRMGEEEEEEEERRSKDANTDSIKMVCDETNEMGGSDNQHHHLHQQQQQRPRRLIGIGGATGGPISSAASPRELREQLLKSALDPDAAGSCNSNSSSSSSSSTSSSSNSSSSSTTTSDSNNSANAINSSRTTGSHAAITSGNALDSSSSSSSSSSSGTNTSSIDNAGAAAVANAGGTATGALCPPLTSFPMMAIPSNLAEIAES from the exons ATGGATGTCGACTCGCCCAATGCCCTTAAACGTTGCTCCAGTGCACCACAGATAAACAATCTGCTCTCTAGCACCGCCGCCATCGTCGGGGTGCAGCCGATGGAAGAAGGACAATCGCAACCCGTACCAAGCACTAGcggaaacaacaacagcaacaacaacgacagcaataacagcaccatcatcagcaccaTTGGCCGGATCAACAGCACCGGTCACAGCGGCCcagcacaacagcagcacctgCAGCAGGTAGGACTGCTGGCGGAAGGACACATGATGGAACCACTGCACGCAGGTAGCGGTGGCAGCAGTGGCACAGTCACTGGTGGCAGCCTGCTGAACGCAGCCAGCTTTCACGCGGGACCGTCGGGATCCAG GGAATCGCTTCCGACGTCGTTTTCGAACATCTTCACGCCCCGGGTGCGACGGTTCTCCGCCAGCTTCAGCCCGCTGGCCGTCATTTCGAACGGCAGCGCAAGCCCGGGCCGTAGTGGAAGTGGGGGCGGCGCCGGTACGCCCGGCCCTCGCCTAACGCCCCGGATATCGCAGCTGCGGCAGGAGGAGTGCGCCGACGTCAGCAACAGCCGGGAGGTGAACCATGAGCGGGAGATACACAACGCGATGCAGATGTCGCAAAGCTGCGAAGACCTGACGCTGGTGGCGGAGAATTGGTCCTTTTCGTCGGGCACCGCGCCCGGCAAGATGGTGATCGATGATCTGCAGAATCCGCTGCACGTGGCACTGCCCACGATCGGGTCGACGTGCTGCTCCAGCCCATCGCCAACGAG CCGTGGCGGGATTGGGCTGCAGTATCCGACGACGTCACCGTCGCCGACGCGCAAGTTCGTCACCCGGCGGTCCATGTCACCGTGCCCGCTGCGGCCCAGCCCGCTCAGCTCGTCGGTGAAGCGGAAGTTCGATCTGGAGGACAACTATGGCAACTGTTACTCACCGCCGTCGAAGAAAATTTTCCCCTCGGAAAG AGGCTCGTCGCCCGTCTGTCAAACGCCATCATCGCCCTCACCGATCTGCCCCAGCCCGGACTCGTCGACCACCTCGTTCGAGAGCGgtagcaataacaacaacaacaacggtggCGGCATCAACATTCCACTGTGCGGTCCCTTTCCCCTCGCAGCCGCCAGCGGCAGTGCGGCGACCGGCTCGAGCGCGAGTGGCCGAATAACGCCAAAGTTTTTCCTTGCCCGGCTGTCCGGCAGTGTGCCGAGCCCGGGCGGTGGCGTTGGCTCAACCGTACCGTTCGGCGGTGGCATGAGTTTCGGGGGAAGCAGCGGCTCGAACAGTGGATGTTCTACCCCAACCGGCATCACCAATCCGATCGGGGGGACGCTTGGGGGTGGAGGCACTGGTGGCAATGTAATGATGGACTGTGGCGTTAGTAGCAGTACCGGTGGCGGGGCCAGTGCCGGCACGATGGAAGTCGTCAGTAGCCATGAAGACAGATGCAGAATGGgggaagaagaggaggaggaggaggaacgGCGCTCGAAGGACGCGAATACCGATAGCATTAAGATGGTCTGTGatgaaacgaacgaaatgGGTGGCAGTGAtaaccaacaccaccacctccaccagcagcagcagcagcgtccaCGCCGGCTGATTGGCATTGGTGGGGCGACCGGGGGACCGATCAGCAGTGCCGCTTCGCCCCGGGAGTTGAGGGAGCAGCTGCTGAAGTCGGCCCTCGATCCGGACGCGGCCGGAagctgcaacagcaacagtagcagcagcagcagcagcagcactagcagtagtagtaatagcagcagcagctccaccaccactaGCGATAGTAACAACAGTGCCAACGCAATTAACAGTAGCCGCACTACGGGCAGTCACGCAGCAATCACCAGTGGCAATGCTCTggacagtagcagcagcagcagcagctccagtaGCAGTGgcaccaacaccagcagcattGATAATGCCGGTGCAGCCGCGGTCGCGAACGCTGGTGGTACGGCGACCGGTGCCCTTTGTCCACCGCTGACGTCCTTTCCCATGATGGCCATACCGAGCAATCTGGCGGAGATTGCAGAATCGTGA